A window of the Lates calcarifer isolate ASB-BC8 linkage group LG18, TLL_Latcal_v3, whole genome shotgun sequence genome harbors these coding sequences:
- the cntn1b gene encoding contactin 1b produces the protein MASTALLLLALSSSISLTVAVLFGEPRIFGEDATGYGPIFEEEPIDVVYTEGSPDGRISMNCRARANPPASYRWRRDNWEIKLMEQPDEHYSLVGGNLVITNPKQKKHAGTYICVARNIYGTVISKEARVKFGFLHEFSDEEREPVYVKEGQGAVLLCAPPKAWPEAVSYRWIYNEFPVFLPTDRRRFVSQRTGNLYISKVEAQDAGNYSCYVSSPIIGQSVFSKFIPLIPLPPEDGEERKYPADIRVKFPDTTALLASNITLECFALGNPIPHIVWRKVDHTDLPPNHEISESGAVLHLYNVQYEDVGGYECEAINTKGKDWHKAWLYVESAPEWAETINNTQIDIGSEHTMRCVASGKPFPFIRWYKDGYMYGKGELKFSSLTFDDSGMYQCIAENYWGIKYANAELRVIACAPTFEFNPVKKQLLGAKDGRVVIECKPRAAPRPRFTWTKGKELLFNNSRISIMFDGSLEILNATKNDEGTYTCFAENDRGKANSSGYLTITEATSITVAPEDSEVKVGDEIILSCTASYDPMLDITFIWAIDFRVIDFDSEWQHYERVMSEDGTGDLRIKNAQIWHEGRYTCTAQTVVDSDTAYADLKVVGVPGPPGVIRVEEIGDTWVKLLWSKGADHNSPILSYTIQTRHYWALYEDDWRDATTSPTTLDGSMERAEVTDLYPWMEYQFRIIATNEYGSGEASIPSLKIKTWDAPPVVAPTDVAGYGGRNGEIVITWTPVQPWYFYGKKFGYIVAFKPHDAYDWWYETISDPETRRYVHKDTYFIPTEEDFQVREFQVKVKSFNVKGDGPYSLTKVIYYPRDVPTESPTDVYARPVSSTEALVWWLPVVDTGTGLQQYIEGYQVKYWRKYDDPEPGANRIFVPATVNQTRLENMLPDSHYLIEVRAFNGAGLGPPGEHCEMFTKRPPPPEPPRMWRYITWTGKWLYVWWDHIQYDWFGNVSFPLYYKVMFRKTGYIYGKVYITGWHFMDFPMPQVGDYELMVRGRYEGGDGPVRKIRIMGKASMVTPTLSLVSLVLLALCILGL, from the exons ATGGCGTCCACTGCTTTACTGCTcctggccctctcctcctccatctctctcacag TGGCAGTCCTGTTTGGTGAGCCTCGAATTTTTGGAG AGGATGCAACTGGTTATGGTCCCATCTTTGAGGAGGAGCCTATAGATGTGGTGTATACTGAGGGCTCCCCCGACGGGAGAATCTCCATGAACTGCAGGGCACGTGCCAACCCACCTGCCTCATACAG GTGGCGCCGGGATAACTGGGAGATCAAGCTGATGGAGCAGCCAGACGAGCACTACAGCCTGGTGGGAGGGAATCTGGTTATCACCAACCCCAAACAGAAGAAACACGCAGGGACGTACATCTGCGTGGCCAGAAACATCTACGGCACCGTCATCAGCAAGGAGGCCAGGGTCAAGTTTGGAT TTTTGCACGAGTTCTCTGACGAGGAGAGAGAGCCGGTGTATGTCAAAGAGGGACAGGGAGCGGTTCTGCTGTGTGCCCCTCCTAAAGCCTGGCCCG AGGCGGTGAGTTACCGCTGGATCTACAACGAGTTCCCAGTTTTCCTGCCCACAGATCGCCGCAGATTTGTCTCCCAGAGGACCGGAAACCTGTACATCTCCAAGGTGGAAGCTCAGGATGCAGGAAACTACTCCTGTTACGTGTCCAGTCCCATCATCGGGCAGAGTGTCTTCTCCAAATTCATCCCTCTCATCCCTTTACCACCTGAGGATG GTGAGGAGAGGAAGTACCCAGCAGACATCAGGGTGAAGTTCCCAGACACTACTGCCTTGCTGGCCTCTAATATTACTTTAGAGTGCTTTGCTCTGGGAAA tccCATCCCTCATATTGTTTGGAGGAAGGTGGACCACACAGACCTCCCACCAAACCACGAGATCAGTGAATCAGGAGCTGTGCTTCATCTGTACAATGTGCAGTATGAAGATGTGGGAGGATACGAGTGTGAAGCCATCAATACTAAAGGGAAGGACTGGCACAAGGCCTGGCTCTATGTGGAGT CTGCCCCAGAGTGGGCGGAAACCATCAACAACACTCAGATCGACATTGGCTCAGAGCACACCATGCGCTGTGTGGCATCAGGGAAGCCCTTCCCTTTCATCCGCTGGTACAAAGACGGATACATG TACGGTAAAGGTGAGCTGAAGTTTTCCAGTCTGACTTTTGATGACTCAGGGATGTATCAGTGTATTGCTGAGAATTACTGGGGAATTAAATATGCCAACGCTGAGCTGCGAGTCATCG CCTGTGCTCCTACATTCGAGTTTAATCCTGTGAAGAAGCAGCTCCTTGGGGCTAAAGATGGACGTGTGGTGATCGAGTGTAAACCCCGAGCTGCTCCCAGACCTCGCTTCACCTGGACAAAGGGCAAAGAGCTGCTCTTCAACAATTCACG cATTTCCATCATGTTTGATGGGAGTCTGGAGATCCTTAACGCCACCAAAAATGATGAGGGCACCTACACCTGCTTTGCTGAGAATGACAGAGGAAAGGCCAACAGCTCTGGTTATCTCACCATCACAG AGGCGACCAGCATCACGGTGGCTCCTGAAGACTCTGAGGTTAAGGTTGGTGATGAGATTATTCTCAGTTGCACTGCTTCATATGACCCCATGCTGGACATCACCTTCATCTGGGCCATAGACTTCAGAGTCATTGACTTTGACTCTGAGTGGCAACACTACGAACGTGTTATG AGCGAAGACGGCACTGGTGACCTTAGAATAAAGAACGCCCAAATTTGGCACGAAGGTCGCTACACCTGCACGGCTCAGACCGTGGTGGACAGTGATACAGCATATGCTGATCTCAAGGTTGTAG GTGTTCCTGGGCCACCTGGTGTGATCCGGGTGGAAGAGATTGGAGACACGTGGGTGAAGCTATTGTGGTCTAAAGGAGCTGATCATAATAGCCCCATTCTTTCCTACACCATTCAGACCAGGCACTACTGGGCTCTGTATGAAGATGACTGGAGGGACGCCACCACCT CTCCAACCACTCTTGATGGTAGCATGGAGAGGGCAGAGGTGACAGACCTTTACCCCTGGATGGAGTATCAGTTCAGGATCATCGCCACCAACGAGTATGGTTCCGGAGAGGCCAGCATTCCCTCCCTCAAGATCAAAACCTGGGATGCTC CTCCAGTAGTAGCGCCCACTGATGTGGCAGGTTATGGAGGTAGAAATGGCGAGATTGTCATCACATGGACA CCTGTGCAGCCGTGGTATTTCTACGGCAAGAAGTTTGGTTACATAGTTGCGTTCAAGCCTCACGATGCATACGACTGGTGGTATGAGACCATCTCAGACCCAGAGACAAGGCGTTATGTTCATAAAGACACATACTTCATTCCCACTGAGGAAGATTTCCAGGTGCGAGAGTTTCAGGTGAAGGTCAAGTCGTTTAATGTGAAAGGAGATGGACCGTACAGCCTCACCAAGGTCATCTACTACCCACGAGATG TACCTACAGAGTCTCCGACAGATGTCTATGCCAGGCCGGTGTCCTCCACGGAAGCTCTTGTGTGGTGGCTGCCAGTGGTTGACACTGGAACAGGCCTGCAGCAGTACATTGAGGGATACCAG GTCAAATACTGGAGAAAGTACGATGACCCGGAGCCAGGAGCCAACCGTATATTTGTTCCAGCCACAGTCAACCAGACCAGGCTGGAGAACATGCTGCCGGACTCACACTACCTCATCGAGGTCCGTGCCTTCAACGGAGCCGGCCTCGGACCCCCTGGTGAACACTGTGAGATGTTCACAAAGAGACCAC CACCACCAGAGCCACCGAGGATGTGGCGCTATATCACCTGGACAGGGAAGTGGCTGTACGTGTGGTGGGATCATATCCAGTACGACTGGTTCGGCAATGTTTCCTTCCCTCTGTACTACAAG GTCATGTTCAGAAAGACAGGCTACATCTATGGGAAAGTCTACATCACTGGCTGGCACTTCATGGACTTCCCCATGCCTCAGGTTGGCGACTATGAGCTGATGGTGCGCGGTCGTTatgaaggaggagatggaccAGTCAGGAAGATTAGGATTATGG GTAAAGCATCCATGGTCACGCCCACTCTAAGCCTGGTGTCCTTGGTGCTGCTGGCGCTGTGCATTCTGGGATTGTAA